The DNA segment CCTCTTGTGATGATACACGCATTCCTATCGCTTTGATGTGtttcttcaaaatttctaaCTCTTTCGGTTCTACCCATCCATGCGGATATAGGTCAACAACCTTTAACCTGTGTAATTTTGAAATGATACCATCCTTTATCTTGCCAAGCCCAATCAAATCTCTACATATCAGATATTGCAATTTATTCAAAGATACCAGCTGCATTGGAAGCGATGAGATGCCTGTGCATGAAACATTTAAGTATTGTAAATTAACCAAACATTTGATGTCCTTTGGAAGTTCTTTGATTCCAGATCTTGAAAGATCCAAATATTTCAAGTTTGGCACTTGTAGAGAAAATCCTTTAGGAATTATTTCCAAAGAATGACTGTTTGCGATCATTAAACTCAACAAATCAGAACACTGATGAGATAAAACTGGCAAAAGCTTAATGCCGTCAATAATCACTTGCTTTGCATCTCTCCAATTCTCTGTGTCATTTGTTGATATTTCTGCTGATCCATCATATTTTTGGACTATCCATCCACAGTCTGATGCTATCCACATTGCCATGTCATAAATTACATCATGTAAGTGCACATCACCATAATCGGAAAAATACAGTAAACATGATTCCTCTAGAATCTTGAGGATAGATTTTGCTTCCTCATAAGCTTCTTGTAGATTGACAAAATCACTAAGCAGGCCTAACCCCATCCAAGATTCTAAAAGTTCATAGTTAGATTTCCCTTGCAGCATGGATGTAAACAAGAAGCACTTTTTGACATTACCCGGTAGATTATCATAACTGAATTTCAAAAAGGGAAATAATGATTCCTTCACGCCTTGAActacttttatatttgattgcCTTAGTGATGTCAAAAGACCTCTCCACTCATCAAcagtttttttgtttgacatGGCCTTCCCAAACACTATGAGACGAGGGGCAAACCACCACACTTCTCCATCACTTGCCATGCTATTTCTTTAATCTCTTTATTTGACTCAATAACAGCCAGATTAACATTAATCTTGAAAAGAGCCCATGCTTCACGTGGTTCCAAGCATTCCACTTTGATGATCTTTTCTCCTGCACCACCCATCCGGGCACACACATCTTCAGATCGAGTAGTGAAAATCACCTTACGCTTCACAGTGTTGTCGCCATTAGGATGGGGAATTCCAAGATTACCAAGATCTATATCCTTCCATATATTATCCAAGAACAATACAAAGTTCTTTGTTTTTAGGAAATTTTCAATGTCCTTTTTATTTGCAGGAGGAGCCAATTTCAACTCTTTAGCAATCTCTTCTCTAAGTTTCTCCAACTGAATATTTTGCGAAGCTTCAATAAATAACAGATGATCGAATCCCATGTCCGGATAATCTAATGATTGGTAGATTTTTTTCAAGAGTGTAGTCTTTCCTACACCCCCCATGCCCCATATGCCAATCATTCCAACTGCTTCATCTGCTAGATAACTGCAAGCAACCTCAAGATTGGAGCTGATTTTCTCTCCCACTGTTATGTATGATTCAGTGACTGGTTCAGGAGGCTGTTGCTCTATGAATGAGACTTctacattttcatcttttaacTGAGTTATTTCATCTAATAAATTGATCGCACTTCTGCTAATTCTATACCTTGAAAAACAATTTAGACAACAAGGGCCTTGAACACAACAACCGTCGTTATATTCATTCCATAACTGGTTTACCTCATCATCCTTTTCTCCAACCTATGCGAAAACCAATTCAAATTAACAGTGTTAAAAATCTTCCTGGGAGCACATGCAACTTTTACTTTTCTATATTATATCAAATTGAAAAGCCTAAACCAAAGCATAAATtctatgatattatataaattatcttGATTTAGAGATAaccaattaaaagaaaattgataaaagataaaaagataaaagggaAGGAATAGGTCAACGTAGTACGGTACAAGAAGCTTCACCTTTTGAAGCCAGCGTTGAAGTTGATTGTCGGGTACTTTCCTCTTGTTTTGAGTATCATGGAGCTCTTTCTCAATATCCTTCTTCTTCGCTTTGAGATCTTTCATGGCGTTCTCCAAATTATTAAGTTTCTTTTTGGTGCGGAACACATAGCTAATGTCCTGACGCGTAACATAGCTTTGAATGCAAGAACACAAACAACTCACTGGATCCTGCATATTTCTCAAAATCAATACAAGGATTGAAAACACAGAaccaagctctctctctctctctctctctctctctctctctcaagctAAATGCAAATATATTCACCCTCACAAGCACTGTTATGATTTATGACTTCATACTTCATACAAATGAGATTCAAACTTGTTCCTCAGATCTAAAattataatgtaaataaatacataGATCCTACAGTCTTATCACTTACGGACATGTGCGTGGGCTCCAGCCTTATGATTTTAAAATGGGCGCGATTTACGTGAAGTGAGATGGGCGTAATTAATGTAGTTACCAATAATTTGATAACATGTGTCCCATAAATGAATCAAATATGACTCCCCATTACCAACATAACCTCATCTCTTGTTACCTGCTGTGGGCCctattgaatgttttttttttttctaaacaaaaccaaatcaaaagaagaagaaaaatttcgTGGGAGATGCACACATTCTTTTCATCTTCTGTAACATATAGTATGTACCACCACCCAAACAAATCTCCATTGCTTCCCCACAGTACAAGCATAAGTCATTGTTAATTTGTTCCATATactcttctttccttttctttttcttctcaaacACAACGTTGGAAGATAAATGGAAAATTCTTAGGGTGCATTTAGTTCACAGAATAgaaatagaatgaaaatgagaatGGCACTATAGGAATAGCAATGAGAATAAAAACTGgttgaaaaaatatttcattgcgaatgaaaaaaaataagagggaAGTCTGAAAGTgtgacaaaattatttttataccctttatacatataaattcaattacatataatttatgataaataatttttttagaaaatattatgattattattaaaaataattattataattaaatatttaaattgaatgtctcattttaattattattaattttaattattttaattaaaatatttaaatattgatttttatataattaaatctaaACAAGCAAAAAGTGTTGCtacactttaattattaaaattaataattttaatcaataatttttatttaactagaCATACATGGACGGAAAAgtgtaattttaataattttaatttaattaaatcttttttatggttaaaaatgtcattttacttttattattataattatatataaatataatataattttcattttaattattatttaatttaattattatagttaattatttaattttataacttttattaattaaatatttaaaggaGCAAAATTATCATTTCAAAAGTTAATACTATTCATTCATTCCCAAACAGTACCACTACTCATTTTCTACACATCCTATTCCCATTCTAAAATGTTTATTACCTTCGTCCAAGCATAAAAAATTCATTGAAGACATTATGTGACTATGAACTCTGACATTAATGCCAAGAGCAAGAGTCATGTTCACTCAAAGATCCTCATGTAAAACTCTTGTGTTGAGTACTTGTATCATTATGGCTTGAAAGCCGCCGACACCTGACTATGAACTCCAACAATGCTCAGAGCAAGAAGCATGTTCTCTCAAAGTGAACTGAAGTTTGAATATTCCCAAAATGTTTATCTGTTTTTAAActagctattttttaatcttttcatcCACTAACTAATATTTCTCTTATGGCGTAGGATGGGGAGTCACCGGGGAAGGAGTGGCCACCCCAAAAAGATTAAATAGATAGTAATGAatgttaataaaacaaaataatattaatgagttgaagaataaataaatttatcataggTAGATtggataaaaaaagaacaaaaagaaatatatgaagaggcaggatttttttttaagaagggaaaaagtatataaatcataaaaaaaaaattagtgaaatAATTGTCAAAACCGGTGAAATGATAGGCTTCCATACCAATGTTTTCAGATCCGGACTAGACCGGCTGGTCAGACAGGATTGACCTGGATCCAGCCTTAAAACCGGTCTGGTCCAATATATAAAAcctgattttaataaaaatcaagattGAATCAGTAACCCACCCGATCAGACCGATGACCCGGTGGGGTTATCAGCCCGGGTttgcacaaattttttttttaattcttattttattttataatatactaatgtttgggggttatactgtaaatttataaaactaaGGAAGGGAGAGACCGGgggaatatttttatgtttcttttttatggattttttagttgtttattccctagttgaatatttttattttttaaattaattttgtactagtttatttttatattatttggtgtatttcacatttttaatgtggtgtacttcaatatttgtttatgtaaaatacttgcttaaaattttaaaagtcatgttttattattatttttttattctttgttttgttttgaaaaagtggataaaccacattcattaaaataaaaaggaaccaGTACAAAAGGAGGCAAAGATGGAGTCGAGGCTCTACAAAAGAACAACCCCTATAGGAAAAGGATCCCAGAGGGGTACAACAGCCGGAAGACTAGATCTCACCCAAGCTGGGGGCGCTCAAGGTGCCTCCTCGCTCAGCGTTGCGATGAGACATAAACTAAAGGCTACGCTTGACCTTTGCTAGTAGTTCCTCAATTTTTACCCTCTTAGCTTCTGGAGCTGCAAAAAACCACAAGAGAACCATACGCTTAATTTTAAGAATCAGAGTAATAGTCGAAAGATAATTAGCAGTGAAAATGCGtgcatttctttcaattttttattcttcacgatttgatttttttaactatatataactaaaatttaaattatttttaataaaaaaaagttgaccCCGGTTTTATTCTGATTCAACTAGGTCGATACCCTGACCCTTAATCTTTTGTGTCAATGCCTGATCTGGGCTGAGAACTTTGTTTTGTACAACTATTTCAAAAGCTTAAAGTGATTGGGTTGGTTCTCACTTAGCATAAggacaaaaatgaaaattcaattcaaatGGAGAGGAactgatataaaatattaaaactttcaatggtttataattaatttttttataaaatagaaacaTTTATGTGCTGTCTTCCTCACTTTGAAACAATCCACTCAATATACACTCAAGTGCTGTCTTATTGCTTTTAAATAGGACATGCATGGAAGTTTTGAACAATAATTTGTCTCGTCGTGTCACTCTAATATCAATTGAAAATAGTTCAATCATGTGATTGGGGTTTAGGAAGCAATAATTTTTTCCAGTCACTTGCCATGCAGTTGATGGTGACGTCCACCATGGCCACTATAGCGTTTGCCACTAAATTAGGCTTTGTGAGCAACTCCAACCGGCGTTTGATTTGGCGTAGAATTGCCAAATTTGGTGCAGAATTTGATCTAACCCGGCACTAAATTCTACGCCAAATTTGCAGAATGCTACAATGATGCGCAACATGTAGCGTACTACTGTAGCAGCgatgtttctttattttattattttttttttatttttttctgttttcattttgatttttttttctttttttttcagttttattttttgttttttttatttttcatttttatttttttgttttttcatttatttatttattattttttttttggtttttcagttttaattttttgttaattattttttatttttttagattattatttatctttttttatcctttttgatgtttttaagtttcagtttatttttaatttttcagtttattatttttttatatttttatttttagttttaatttttcagtttattttttatctttttttatttattttttattcttttataaaatttatatttataatttatattttaatttaattaaataatttataattaaagtttgtattttttaattaataaaaaataaaaaattaacgtCAACTTAAtgtaatgttatgtttttcactgatggtgcttgtttgtatgttatgtttttattaagtaattaatgtaatgtaatgtaatgtttgtatttatatttgtagtttatcaatcaaattttatatttaataaatatttataaaaaattataaaaataaaatttatattttaaaataatataatatttaaattcaatggttaaaagtgaaaaaattaaagatgattaaatttattactagtatgaatataaaagtgtgaagtaagaagaatattcttagaatattctattttagagttaaaaatagagatgatggttggagaatttttttactGTAGCAGCTGTATTTTTGTGTATTGAAGCGTCAAATATAGAGTTTTTGGTTGGAGATGACCTGAGGTGAAAAGTTGATCTGTCAGTTTTAACGCTCGTCTCCCCCACCTCCACCACCTAAGgctaaaacttaaaaaaacttttatactGTATTAAAATGTACCCACCCCACAcctaaaacttaaaaaaacttttgtacTGTATTAAAATGTACCCACCAGCCACCAgtcgccaccaccaccaccatcaccacctaaaacttaaaaaaacttttgtacTGTATTAAAATGTGGATAATATTTATggtaaaaagtttgaataattttttagttttttttatatattaatcattaaatttttaaaatttatgatttaatcatctaattttaattttattataatttgatcATATAAACATATGCCATTAACATCGATCATAAGTGGTGTATatcaattttagatttttaatttttgttataatttgatCAACTAAATATAGATTGTTAAAGGTGATCACACATGACATTtactagttttaaaaaaaaaaaatcacataatatGTCACATATTATCATCATTAACCATGTATACTTGACTAACCAAAttgtaataaaaactaaaaattaaataccaaattataattttttaaaactagataactgaaataaaaacaaaaaataaaaataaaaaacaatttaaattatatatatatatatatatatatatatatatatatttacaatat comes from the Dioscorea cayenensis subsp. rotundata cultivar TDr96_F1 chromosome 21, TDr96_F1_v2_PseudoChromosome.rev07_lg8_w22 25.fasta, whole genome shotgun sequence genome and includes:
- the LOC120252576 gene encoding disease resistance protein RPS2-like isoform X1, encoding MASDGEVWWFAPRLIVFGKAMSNKKTVDEWRGLLTSLRQSNIKVVQGVKESLFPFLKFSYDNLPGNVKKCFLFTSMLQGKSNYELLESWMGLGLLSDFVNLQEAYEEAKSILKILEESCLLYFSDYGDVHLHDVIYDMAMWIASDCGWIVQKYDGSAEISTNDTENWRDAKQVIIDGIKLLPVLSHQCSDLLSLMIANSHSLEIIPKGFSLQVPNLKYLDLSRSGIKELPKDIKCLVNLQYLNVSCTGISSLPMQLVSLNKLQYLICRDLIGLGKIKDGIISKLHRLKVVDLYPHGWVEPKELEILKKHIKAIGMRVSSQEVLEQLSCLPTTQLYIENLEKLISLSFDTLSCKNQGSLHELKIRSCPQLKEIVMNGSGTHLNNLTIYDIKKLQCITWGPDISPAEYFHVLKKLFICECNLASFAWVLHLPCLSHLRIQNCAVKETLFYVEDEREMQQVLEGPVFPRLENLELTMLERLVSISNFALNFPRLSLLSVHECPNLKKLPFKHGINNSQIINIDCDRKWWKNLEWDDATIPSHLSPTCQWYDYHLYHYVPQSYYMLDLFSDENTDACTIS
- the LOC120252576 gene encoding disease resistance protein UNI-like isoform X2, with the translated sequence MQDPVSCLCSCIQSYVTRQDISYVFRTKKKLNNLENAMKDLKAKKKDIEKELHDTQNKRKVPDNQLQRWLQKVGEKDDEVNQLWNEYNDGCCVQGPCCLNCFSRYRISRSAINLLDEITQLKDENVEVSFIEQQPPEPVTESYITVGEKISSNLEVACSYLADEAVGMIGIWGMGGVGKTTLLKKIYQSLDYPDMGFDHLLFIEASQNIQLEKLREEIAKELKLAPPANKKDIENFLKTKNFVLFLDNIWKDIDLGNLGIPHPNGDNTVKRKVIFTTRSEDVCARMGGAGEKIIKVECLEPREAWALFKINVNLAVIESNKEIKEIAWQVMEKCGGLPLVS